The Henckelia pumila isolate YLH828 chromosome 2, ASM3356847v2, whole genome shotgun sequence genome includes a window with the following:
- the LOC140878154 gene encoding ABC transporter G family member 28-like — translation MNPPDYFIDILEGIVKLNASSGVKYKELPLRWMLHNGYPVPPDMLDYAGMPSVTGDSAHGGNLAATGPDQSFAGDLWQDVKYNVGQKKHHLRLNFNKLQDLSNRKTPSVFQQYRYFVGRVGKQRLREARMQAVDYLILLLAGICLGTLAKVSDETFGSTGYLYTVIAVCGTQSAFCTRISWHQSDYIFIWDEDLGVEDFDFEEYIKLVKKHGLDISQPGLSPDSGMIWEMTRKRNDTEVHKGKTRLVQ, via the exons ATGAATCCTCCGGATTACTTTATTGACATCTTGGAGGGAATCGTAAAACTAAATGCTAGCTCAGGTGTAAAATATAAGGAGCTTCCTTTGAGATGGATGCTTCATAATGGTTACCCTGTACCACCAGATATGCTTGATTATGCAGGAATGCCATCTGTAACTGGAGATTCAGCCCACGGAGGAAATCTAGCTGCTACTGGCCCTGATCAGTCTTTCGCGGGCGACCTTTGGCAGGACGTCAAGTATAACGTTGGACAGAAGAAACACCATCTACGACTTAATTTCAATAAATTACAGGACTTATCCAATCGAAAAACTCCAAGTGTATTTCAGCAATATAGATACTTTGTGGGaag agtAGGAAAGCAGCGACTACGGGAGGCTAGGATGCAAGctgttgattatttgattttactcTTGGCTGGTATCTGCTTAGGAACACTTGCCAAAGTGAGCGATGAAACCTTTGGTTCAACGGGATATCTATACACTGTCATcgcagtct GTGGTACGCAAAGCGCTTTTTGCACCCGGATATCATGGCACCAATCCGATTATATCTTTATCTGGGATGAAGATTTAGGCGTGGAGGACTTTGATTTTGAGGA GTATATAAAACTCGTGAAGAAGCATGGTTTGGATATTTCGCAGCCCGGTTTATCCCCAGATAGTGGAATGATATGGGAGATGACGCGAAAACGAAATGACACTGAAGTTCACAA AGGAAAGACCAGGCTGGTGCAGTGA
- the LOC140878153 gene encoding uncharacterized protein, with the protein MGHLYKYLKEANRADSISFVDPGHIPTCPIDRDGSHLSQHIANQLEAVCRDNICLIPYNTGYHWILTIVNEDKNMIYLLDSTTNRCRDEKWKKIVTNGVKMYNASRGIPRGPLFKQLTGNIKQSGSVECGFCVMKYMKDIVECENLHLDKMYSGSIRNQYYDQAQFDEIRSEWSEFVYSYVGS; encoded by the exons ATGGG TCACCTCTATAAATATTTGAAGGAAGCAAACCGGGCTGATAGTATTTCATTTGTGGATCCTGGCCACATACCTACATGCCCAATTGACAGAGATGGCAGCCACTTATCACAACATATTGCTAACCAGTTGGAAGCAGTGTGTAGAGACAACATATGCCTCATCCCATACAACACTgg gTACCATTGGATCTTGActatcgtcaatgaagataaaaatatgatCTATTTGCTGGACTCTACTACTAACAGATGTCGAGATGAGAAATGGAAAAAGATAGTGACAAA TGGGGTCAAGATGTACAATGCTTCAAGAGGTATTCCTAGAGGGCCACTTTTTAAACAATTGACG GGTAATATAAAACAAAGTGGTTCGGTTGAATGCGGATTTTGTGTGATGAAGTATATGAAAGATATAGTTGAATGTGAAAATCTACATTTGGATAAAATG tATTCAGGATCCATCAGGAACCAATATTACGACCAAGCTCAATTTGACGAAATTAGAAGTGAATGGAGCGAATTCGTCTACTCCTATGTAGGTTCATAA